The genomic region GAGGACCTGATACAAACCTTGCTGAGATGAACAGAACAAAGAGTTGGAATGACAGCTGCTGATGGATACCAAGTCCCATGAGCCCTTTGGAAAATAATCCCTGGGGGGTGTGTCTTTCCATAAATTTCATTATAGGCTGGATTAACGCTTAAATGTACATGGTTTAGTGCATTTGTCATGTAAGCTTAATATATGCATGTATGGATGTTAAGATGAAATAAAGGACAGCAGCGTCAAACAAGCAGgttaaaattgtttcaaaaagcCAAGTTAAATGGGTACTGCCACACTGAGTGCTTgataattctttgtttttaggTTGTATTGCTTATGTCTACATGGAAAATTGCCATGTAATCTTAATTGTACAGGGATTTGGTggtgtttaaatgttttctccatCCCTATCTTAGTGTTTTTGGTGGGACTGAGCGAAAAAGACTGATTAATGGCAGTACCCTTTTGACGCTACATAAATCGGTTTCATGTAGTACACTATAGCTGATCTGACAGGGAGTCTGAGGAACTTCTGGTTTCCAGTGACAGCCAAGTATGTATTCATTTGCACAAAAACTAGCTACTCTTCCATAATTATTTCTGGACTCAGGAAACAGTTGTTCCTTAGGGATGACTACAGCAGCAACAAGCTAAGTTGGGAATCTACTGTTTGTATTATCCAAGCTCAGTCTTTGTAACTTTCTTTGAGGGCTCAGTGGGAAAGAATTCTAATGAATTCAGTAGGCTTTGTATCCAATCCTGAATAGAAGATGTGTTTTCATTGTTTGAGGAAGGGCTTAAGGATCCTAGTCATACAACTTAAAAGCAGCTGAACAAACTGTGCTTAGACTTCCCTCCTAACGCGTGTTTGAACAACCCTGAatcactgaaaactgaaaaaaaaaaaaaaaaaatgaatcactgAAAACCATAGGTGACTCCTGGAAGGGCATTGAGCAAGTAGAAagttttttaagattaaaaactTTAGATATAGGAAGAATAGTAGCTGTGATGAGAACTGCAATACAGTGAATTGAGAGAAAGCCTCTCAGCTGCTCAGAAACACCAAGTGTGGGACAGCGATCAATGTAAGCTGTACAAGGGAAGTTATTTGATAATGGAGTGGTGAATGTGAAGTGTGGTGGAACATGTTTGTCCTAGGCTGCACTGGGAATGGGAAACCACTTTGTGTGCAGTTTCTTTGATTggttctctgctttttttttttttttttttttttttttttttttttttgtgacctTACAGATTCATCTTTGGAGCTCTATGTCCTTATTCATAACCTGGACAGCCAGATGTTGAGAGGAGAAAGAAGCCAGCAGATCCTTGCACAGCTGTCCTCTCTGCCTAGTGTTTACCTCATTGCCTCTATTGATCACATCAATGCTCCTCTCAGTGAGTCCCCTTGGGCCTGATGTagcaaaaagagaagaatcTGCATTCTACTTAGGGGCTGCTGAGTGTGTTTCATATGCTCATGTATTACTCTTGATGTGCAAAATTGACCTGGTGATGTATGTATGATTGTAGCAGCTAGAAGCCCTGATTGGGACTGTGGCCTTGTTGAAGCAAagctgtataaaaaaaaaaaactaccagtctatatatgtatgtgtataagAAAAAGACTCCAGGCTTCTGGCACCCTTTGACTTAGGGACTTACTGAAATGGAGATTGACTATTATGGCTGTCACTGCATCTAAACAATTTTATCAGCCAGAAATTCTTTGCACAATGCTGATTCTGGAATGATTTACAGCATATCCATGAAGCTGGTATAAAAAGGGAATGTATGCAAATGTTCTGTTGCAGAGAATTGTCTTGCCTGAACTGTGACTATCTGGGTGCATGTACTACAAATTTCATAAGCATgcattattttctcaaatattgTAGTAGATCTCAGTATGTTTTAATATTGCTTATTTAATGCCTGAGAAATGCTAAACCTACTAattctgtctgctttttctttcctctctgtctAGTGTGGGatcaagcaaagcaaagcctTTACAATTGGCTTTGGTATGAGACAACCACGTTTAGTCCTTACATGGAAGAAACGTCTTATGAAAATTCACTGTTAGTACAGCAATCGGGATCTTTGGCTTTGAGTTCCCTAATGCATGTCCTGCGCAGTCTCACACTGAATGCCAGGTAAGGCACTGTTACACTTCACAACAGCACCTACTGAGGATCCAGGTCTGTAGTAGGTTACTCTGGTTTTCTGTGTAACtgttacatacatgtatacaccTAGCAGAGGCAACCCGGTTTTCTGACAGCGCATTTCAAGATTAAAATGATGGGACCTGGTTTCCATGTGATCGTTTACTTTAAATGAACAGTTTGGATAGCAAGCTTTATCCAGTGACTAGATGCATGCACCAAGTCCTGGTCatgagggaaataaaatatttgcttttttttttttttttttttcctgttttcttccccatctcctTTCATTTAGGGGGATATTCAGACTGCTTGCCCAGtaccagctggagaacaaggaCAACCCATCTTACCCAGGTACATATGGAccatttccttcatttgtttGAGTGGAGTGGTGGGTTGCAAGCTCAGTCACAGTGGCACTGGCTTTGGATATGCAGGTTACATTATCAGCAACAGAAGAGCTGTAACTGTTGGTTCTGTGAGTCTTAGTGGCATAGACTATCTTTCTAGTGGTGCTGAATCTTACTCTAAGAGAAAATCAATAGAGTGGCTGGATCCTAAGGATCTCCTTTTACTGTTGTCTACTTTCAAGTTTAGACATTTGAGACAATTCAGGGAAGactggagttaaaaaaaaaaaaatcaaggaaaaaaatgaatttgcacAATAATAACACCTATTAAACTAGGGGAAAAGAGGATATTCGGTTCCTATGCTGCTCCTGGATGGCCTCTAATGTGTACCTGCTTTCTAGGATATATGTGGAATATGCTGTCACTGTCTCTAACAGATGCTGCAGAGGATATGAGCAGTATGTTAATTGTTCAGAAAGACAGAAGTAAGATAGTAGGGTTGGAAACTGAAACGGTGCACTATGCTGAAAAGTGCATTTAAGGTACTGTTAAAATTCTGTTAGGCAGGACAGGGTGACTGGAATGTGTAAATCAAATTTTTCTGTTGATTACTGAAATATTAGCTTTGTTGTGTACTTAAAGTGATGATGGTGCTGTAGCCATTGTGGTGTAAGCCAAAGCAATGTTTGTAGGTGGAGATAACATGTATCGTTAGACCTGGAAACATGGGACAAACTTACCACTTCAGTTTCTCATTCTTGCCCTTTTCTATCTCCAGGCCTCTCTTTCCAAGACTTCTACCAGCAGTGTCGGGAGGCTTTCCTTGTAAACAGTGACCTGACACTCAGGGCCCAGTTGACAGAATTCAGGGACCACAAGCTCATCCGGACCAAACGGGTGAGCTGGGGGAAGAACATAATTCTGGGAATTCAGCTATCttaaacaaaacactgcttGCTTCCTTGGAAGTATTCCTAAGACACAAGTCTGCAGGTCACAGTGAGGCTGTATTGTTTGAAGTACCTGGGGACTAGCAAAGGCTAAAATTGTGTAATTGCAGCTCTTTCCATGTCTCCATTCTGTGAACACCCTTCATGTAGATAGGGGGCTGTAAAAATGTGTTGTGCTTTGGTTACTCTGCAACCTACAGGTCTTTGTGGAACTCAACTTCCTGAAGACTTTGAGAAGTGATGGATTCTGGAGGCTGCCAGTTTGCTTCACAGTTACCTATATTTGCATGTTTGAAGAGTAGAGGCTAGCCCTAGTAATGAGGCAGTATTGCAGTGCTAGATGTGGGAGCAAATGTTGAGGAGCTATGTAGTGACAGAACAGCACAGCCCACCAGAAGCTTTGAGTTTTCTCGATGTTTGTACATTTCCAGTGTTGCTCTAGGGAAATATTCCTGGTTTTAGAAATGTAGTTGTGAATGCTGGCCAGCTCTCACCCCAGCTGCAAGTACATGTCAGCATAGCAGTGCTATCTAGTGTCTTACATTGCACTGTGCACTGGTGCTAACAGAATGTGTGTTGCATGTCTGTTCTCAGGGAGCTGATGGTGTGGAGTACTTATTAATTCCTGTAGATGACAGTACCTTGACCGACTTCTTAGAGAAAGAGGATGAAGATGTATAACGTCTGTCTGTTCCCAAAACATCTACGGCAATTGCTCTCAAGGGCTGCTGGAGAGGGGCCTATACTCAGATCTCTTTCCAACCCCAAAACTGCTGGACTACTTACTGAAATGTAATAATTGTAATGAACAGAGTGCTTCTTGTTCAGCTACTTCAGGTAGTTTGGAATGATGACTTCTGTAAGCAAGGTATTTCTTGCTCTGAAGTTAGATTTGTCTGCTTTGTCTCTTAGCTCAGATGATACCTTTGTGTCTGTGCAGGCAACCATACAGTTAGGAAAACTAACTCTGTGCCTTCTGCTCATTACCTCACTAGACATGAGGGTTTGGTTGGAGGAGTTCACATGGGAAGTGCAAACCACCAGATGGTCAGAGCTTCAGTTTGTATTTGTGATGCAATTTTTCTCAACTGAGTGCTTTCTGGTACTCCTTTACCAATTAGACAAGACTGGCTTCCAGTGTATAAAGAAGTAAAGATTTATAATGCTAAGAGACCTGCCTTGACTGCACAAGGAAGAGAATATGAGCAGGACAGGGTTACTGTGGGTAACTTATTAAATTCTGGCAATAGAACTGAAGGACTTTCCCAAGCTAGAATTCTTTTATAAGTGGATTTAGGTGATCAAAACTGCGATGGACTCAAGCCGTTGCCTCTTGGTGAGGTTGAGAAAATCCAGCTTCTTTCATCTGCTTTCCAACTTGTAATCCAGGAATGTGAAGAGGCTGTGaagctggtttatttttaaaaagcttgattgtatatatgtattttttacatCAGGAGTGTCCATTGATCCTGGAGGAGGCCTTAAATGCCACTTACAAGCTCTCCATTTTAGTAGCCCTTAGAGGTTGGGAGAATGCTGAagttttgcagcttttcttcattgtatttcTCAGGTATGTGGGAGTAAGCCCTATAGTTTCTTCAACTGTAGTCTGCCAGCCAGACTTCAGGGACTCATTATGTCTAATACTTGGTAGCTGTGTTACAGCTCAATGTTGTAATAGTACATATCAACCAAATAAAGtactttattaattttcattagcTTGTCTCGTCTTCcacaaatgtttttatgttaTAGGAAGATAGAGATTTTTCTGGCAGTTATGCGAAAGCCTGGTTTTCATTATCACGTCAAATATCTGTGCAGATCCTCATGCAGCATGCAGAAGACCTCAAACTAATTAGCAAAAGTATTTTATGGTCTTTTAAGGTATCAAAATTACAACAGTTTGCCTGCTTTTTAATGCCAGTATATAGCATTAGAAAAGAACCAAAGCATCACATGGAATAATACTGTTACCTGTGTTCCAGGTGTTACCTGGTATACCCCTCACTGACAGAAGCCACAGGACAGAGGTTACATTCTGAGTTGGTTTGTATAGGAAAAACACAGGATATCTACTATCCTACTGTCAATTAGATTCTTCAGTGTAGGAACTATTTAACTTTGCTGGAGAGTCTGATGGGGGAAAACTGGTACATGCTAGCAGTACTCCCAACATTCCTTCAACAGAACATTTTCCAACTAACATCCTCTTTTGGTATTATGTGCACCTGTGTTTTTAAGGCTGCAATTCCAAACTTAGCAAAACACATCAGATCCTGCCTGCGCTGCTTAGGCTACATCAGAACCACTAAAACTGCGATCAAGGCATTGTGTCTTACCCAAGCTCTGTAAGTTAGCTTCAGAGTTCATGAACAAGTTGCTCTGATTATTAGTTAACGGTTTGGTGGAGTATCATGCAAGTGATGCCCATACAAGTCAAAAACAAGTGCAGGAATACCACCACATATCTTATAAGAGGTTACCTTTGAATCAATTCTTGGCTGATACTGTGATTCTAGCATGAAAGCTAAAGAAAATTACTGTGAATTAATTCCCGTGTTTTTCTTGTTCAAGTATTTCAGCTGATTTTCAGATTGTCTGGATGACTATTCCACCTATGCATTGATTTTCTCCTCTGCATTCAGTGCATATACTAAGGATACTGGCTCTTCGGTATAGATCTGGTggcatttttgtcttctgcagcaATTCTGGACTATTGTATTTGGAGGGATCAGTTGTACAGTTCCCTGCTTTATTTGGGGAAGAAGGAATTTCTTTCCACTTCGACTCTCAGCTTACTCAAAGGTCTTCATGGTATTGATAAaaatgactgcttttttttatataccttAGAAGACTGAACAAGTAACATATTCTTTAGGTGAAGTAGGCTGGCTATTTCATGTTTTGAAGTTGTTTCATTGAGCAAGAACACAAAATAAGATCTAACAGAGGGGgcttaaaatgctttaatgGTGCTGTTACgttgtattaaaatacataatgtgGCAGAAAGCCTCTGATCACAACATCACATCAGTGTTCTGACGCCACTGTCTAGGACCACTGGGAAAGTCTGAATAACAGAGCAGCTTCTTGACATTTCTCTTGGGCGCTTCTAGTAGTGCTCTACTAAGGAAGAGCATAGTCCTCAGTTACCTTCTTAGCTGAAAGAGGGAGATGTCTAAGTTACGGGGAAATATTTCCCAGATTTCTTCCATGATTTTAGTCTTCATGTGGTCTTCAAAGCCCTATGGTTGTACAGGACTCCAATGCATAGAGTTGCTGTGTACAGCACAGTAAAGACGTTGCCAAATaagccaattttattttttcaacttaaAAAGATATAGTTTGTAAAGAGATCTTTACAAACTTGGGATGgcagtattttcagtttaaatattcTGCTAGTATGCACATAATCCAGAGTTGGTAAGATACTCAAAtggtagatttttctttttaaaaaatacaaattcccCAGACGTTATTGATGGTGGAAATACTACTTGTTCACTTTTAGTAATCCTGTAATTAAGAGCCATATGTATAGAagctgtttttataaaaaagtAACAGGtacattaaattaattacaaCATTAATAAGGGAGTTAATAGCTTATTAAAAAACttctaaagtttttttttaattgagggTTCCTCTGTTAAAGAGCTTTAAAGCTGCATTAATGGTAGATTTTGCAATTGAATGCTAGTACCAAATACCTGAATTCTGCTCTGTCTGCATATGAGCTGTCTTAAAACTGTTAATGCAAACCAGTGATCCATACCCTTTCATTAACTATTATCAAGAGTTTTACTAGCTAAAATGCCAGTGACTTGTACTGACATAACCACAGTAGGATGAAACTGCTCTGTAAGCTTGAAAAGTCAAGTTTTCATATTCTACCCAAACCAACCCTTGAATGGTGTGGTTatcaaatgtatttaataagAGTATGTAGTAACAGTGACTTTATTCAAGTGCAACCCACTAACTGAGTAAATCATATTTGAGTAGCTGGAAACAAGCATTCATTAGGTATCTGACGTAACAATATATATCTCAGACTTTGGGGGAACATAAAATACAATCCTATACTGAATCAATTCAGAGCATCTTCATTAAGCTTACATTTGGATAGGTCTGTGCAAGATAGTATGAAATTCTTGATTGTGTTCTCTCAcccctttttttgttcttttccttttatgccACCTGGAGGGGATCTCTGTCCTTCTCAGACACAATGATGTTGATTTTGTTCTGTAGGTGAATAGTTAGCACGTCACCCAGCTCTGACAAAAAGCCTCTCTCAGTGTTACTGTGCTCACACAGAATAACACTTATTCCGTTGGCAACTGCATCCAGAATATCATGGTGGGACATCTCTCCTGccattttgagaaagaaatgcCATGGTAGATTACACACTGTTTAGGAAGCCGTTTCTTTGCAATGTATGCAGAATCTTAATTAGAAACTGGGAAGATGCAACAGGGGAAGTAGCCCATAAGGAGAGATGCAATGCCATCTGCTCAGTGTAAAAACATGACACACTCCTACTCTAGCATCCCCTGAAGAACTTTCAGCTGGTGTCCCCAGTGTACAATTgagcaaaaccacagaaattcCATGCTAATTTTGAATAATAGTAGAAGATTTTGCCACTTAGGGCAGGAAATAAGTGTGCAGAGTGGTTTGGAAGTGGACTGTCTAGATGTCATACATCCACTCAACAGTGTTGCTATTGATGGAGGATAGCAACTGAGGAAGGCTTGTCAAGGCAGCCCTTGCATTGTGGAGCAAGCTGTAGGAACTACCTGTCACGCTATCAGAAAAAAGATAATGGACTAAGTATCCCTTTGGTCAGATATGCTATTATGGTCATTAAGTGGAAGATTCTGTAGTCTGTTACATTCTATCTTCCTTCAGAGAATTCTGTAGGGAACTGAGGAAATATGTTGTATcttgccaaaggaaaaaaacactgaaggtTGCGATACACTTTTCTATCAAACACTGATTTTGAAATCATGCGTGGTTAATGGTTACTTGAAATGACCATCAGTGTGCCATACAGCCATCTGATCTATGTTACCTCTACTTCAGCGTTACTCTGTCATTCCGGTAACTGATCATTTCTCAGTTGTAACAGGCAATTTTTTTCTGGCCAAACCTTTCAACAGTcaactctttcttctttttttgtagtGCCTATTTTTATAAAGATAATGAAACAACATAATCTCTTACCTGTGAGGTAGAGGTCAGCTTCCGTTCCCTTCAGGACACTGCTCCCAGAACCAGCACAGAGAGCAGCTTTCTTCACTGGCGAATCTGCAGGATACAAGGTGCCACAATTaaacttctttctctctgttcagCCTTTGCATCAGTATTGCTATTAACTGTTTCACAATAACTACTACCTTGATTTTAGGGCCAATGTAAATTTGTTGGAGGAAGAGATGTGTTTGTCAGTTTGAAAGAGTCATAGGCCCATAGCATCTCTGATAGTAAGCAAAATCCTCTATGTACCAAGAAGATGCATAGAAATTTTTCTACAAGGGATTGTGAGAGCGGAAAACTCCAGCATAAAGACTTGTTGCTGGCTACTGCAGCTTAGCTCTTTCTAGTTAAGTGTTGTTGGTTGGGTTTCTGAACTCTCTAATTCTCTGCTACTTTTTCCAGGACTCTACAGTTccactgtgtttgttttccaaactaATGATGCCACTAAGGCAGCATCTTCTCTCTGAGTTATAACTGGTTCCTAATTCTTAGCTTTCAGAAGGCCAATCTCATTGCAAACTGAGAGCTCCTCCACATCATCAAAAAATTTGCCTGTTTGCAATGACTGCTGATTCCAAGCTATTACAtatcgcagaatcacagaatcatctaggttagaagagaccttcaagatcacctagtctgacctaacactaacaagtcctccactaaacaaTATCACTAAGATTAGTCAAGTGATGtaatcaggttaaaaaaaaaaaaaaaaaaaaaaaagttctcagaTGTATAAACTCCTATTCACATCTAAATGGAATCACAGATATGTGGTAGTGACAAGGAATTTAATTGTGCATATCTAGTATGTTCAGTacaagaggtggggagggcaAAGAATTTTCAAATTCTATTAAGGTTTTACAGTATGTTGCCATGCAATTACTGTTGATGTGACTGGAATCAAACACTACAATCCCACACCACAATGACGGGTTTCAAAAtaggtttgttttggttttagtgCAATTGATAGTATAGGAAGCTTGTAACAAGACTTTTGTCTCATACAATGCAAAGAGTTTTCAACAAATTTGCTCTCACAAATTCTATTAGCTATGCTTCTTGGATAGGTAACTGGGATAAGAGGATACATGTTCCATTTAGTAGTGACCACCCTTTGAGCTAGGATAGTTTGCCTTCTCTGTCACCACTTCTTCTTCATCGAAGCATGGATGGTTATATGTTCAGAAGGATACCAGAAAGCACTTACTATTTTAAGGTGCTTTTAAATTTAACATTCAGTCACAAAAGGGATCATACAGTGAGGTACTACACACTTGCATCTGATATCTTGGAGAGAGAAATATTAGTCATTATAGAAATTATGAAAAAGTATGTCTCGTACTCAACTTGTGGTATCCCTCCTTCACACGGACAAGCAGCATAATACAGAATCGCcagtcagaaataaatatgatgCTCTTGTTCCATGATTGTATCACAGAAAATCTAAAACACTGACTCTTGCCTTTAACAGTGCTTCATACTACTTGAAAATAAACCTATCcaaggcagaaatattttacactCCCTCACATACACTCACAGTACTTGTATTCCTGCATTACTAGTTCAAAGGGGCAGTCCTACTGGCAGGTTTGTTTACCTAGTGTCTTGCCTGTTCCCAGGGCTAGGCGGACATGGGGTAATTTTAGGTGACTTTTGATACGCTCGATAATGTCTGACAAGGAGGCTGGTTTACTCAGTGTGCATAGACGTCCCATTCCAGTATGTggaagaagaggctgaggggaaaagaaattcaaattaCTGCGAGAAAGCTGACTCCAGAAGTTTACACTGTTTTCCCTAATGTACAAAAATGAGTATATTGGGTGTTAAGGATGAATACCTCTGTACTTTATGAACAAACATGTATGTGATGTTCTTAAATGTAACATAATAACTAGACTAGCTCTCGGAACTGATTTTAGAATTAGTTCAGACCACGCAGCTATTTTCGTTGTTTGTGAAAGTGTCCATGGCTTCAAATCCCTAGAGGCTAGTATTTCAGAGCACTGACAGGTAGCACAGGAAACCTGTAATGCCAGTGAATGCTGGACTTAAGTTTTTAGGATGGTCAGCTCACACAAATAGTACATTCACTGGAAGTAATATGTGATTTTCATACCTTTTGTAGTATGAGAATCTGCAGTCTTGTGATCAAGAAGGCTTCTTCTGGGACAATAATGCCACCACCTTAGCAGCGCTTTCTGAGAGCAGTTCAGACTGACTCGTGTTTGCTCCTTACCTTCAACCCTGAAGAAAGATGTGCTTGGTGTTTACTAAGAGACTAGATAAAATTTCAGCATCATATtagtagaaaataaagctgttctATCACAGAGGATATTCTatcagagagaaagggaaaaaatagacaCCAGACATGGTAATAGTCTAGTGTACTCTACTTTCTTGGAGTAAACAGATACAGGAATTTAACTCTAGCTGTCCTCAATTAAACTTCTTGTAAACACTCTTATTTAACCACTTCTAATTCATGTGATGCTACATGCAATTAGTTATCACGTAATATAACATGGATTGATCAGAAGGGGATGATTATCCTGTAAGTTTCTCAATCTATTGCTGAAAAAATAGCAGCAATACACAGAGGAATGAAGTGGTTACAACAGTAAAATACAGttcaagcaacagaaaaaacGCAACATTAGAGAGTGAAGCAGATACCTGACAGGGAAAGTAGTGAGACAGAAGATCTCCTGGATGTCTTTGGTTTTGGAGAGCACTGTCTCTAGATGTTCAGCGGTGTCTGCACAGAATTCTATTCGGTGAGTGCCTTCAGTTGGATAGCTTGGAGAGGTTGATGGGTGCAGTGGGACGGAATTACAGGCACCTGAGAAAACAGCGCCAGACTGCAGCTTTAGAGAGTTGGATGATGTAGCAGATACTGAGTTAGCATATATCCAAAAGAGATGCAACTTTTAGAAAATTTTGCACTTGAATCCATTTTCCCTGACCAAAAATTAGGACTCTTTTCCTGTTGTCTCCATTAAGCACAGTCTATTTTAAGTGCAAAGAAGTTGATggatatatattatttttcattttaatgctgttCAAATTCTATCCTAAgaattttacaaaacaaaaaaaatagtttctggtTTGTAAAGCAGGCTGGATAAGACACagttattttcatgtattagccacaacataaaataaaaatctaaaaatttcTGATACTTCTAAGGCCTGTAGAAACAATGATATCTTGTACTTTAGAAATTAAAGGCAATGATTGAAAGTCAGCTGTCTACACTCTTCAACCAAGATAGACAATAAATATGCTGCACCAGTTCTGGCTATATCCAATAGCAAAATCACGCATCTGGAAATTTCATCCAGTGTTTGTATCTCGTATTCCTCACCAAGATGAATCTCCCTAAGAGATGGTATGGGTACTTTGAAATACTATAATAACAATGTTTAAAAGTACTCAAATCATATTTGCAAGAACCAGAGGAAAGGAGAATGAGAAGATCCCTACATGGAATAATTTGATGAACATGATGAATACTGATGAGTAATTTGAACCAATATTTTGTTCTTAACAGAATCTCACCAAGTCCCTTTGTTAGCCAGTTATTGATGCCATGAGGTATGGCATCATATGCTGTGTGTGGGGAGTAAATCCCAATTCTGTGCTCCAGAGCTCGGACCACCAGCCGTTCCTTCCAGGTCTTCCACGTTACTCGCTTGAGCGGTGTGAAGATAGGGGGGTGGTAAGAAAGAATAAggtctgctttcttctgcactgCCTCCTCCATTACTTCCTCGGTGAGGTCGTTAGTGAGGAACAGGGTCTTCACAGTGTGCGGCGGGCTTGGTTCCACGAGCAACCCCACATTGTCCCAGCTTTCAGCCAGGGAGAGAGAAGCAAAGTTGTTCAGAGCAGAAACGAGTTCCCCGAGATTCATAAGGGAGCGCGAAGGCAAGCGGCCCGCAACACGGATGCAAGACAGAGGTCGGCTCACCAGCTGCAACATGCGGGTACCTGCAGAGGGGGGAGATAGCGGGGGTAAGCGCGGGCACTTACCAGGCCGCGGGGGCAGAGCCTTCGGGCTCGGGGCGCCGTCCCGCTGCCTCACGGAGGCGCAGGCAGCCTCGTCCCGCGCAGCTCCGCCACTCACCTCACGCCACAGCAGCTTGGGGCCGAGTCTACGCTGGGCCCTGCCCCTTCCGCCGCGCAGCCGGGGCAGGGATCAGCCTCTGCGCAGCGACGGTGTGAGGTGCGGGGCGGGAGGGGCCCGGGAGGCTGAGGCGAGGGGTGGTGGGGGATCTGTGGAAGCACCCTAAGTCCGCGGGATCGGAGCGCGGCCGTGTGGGGTGTGGGTCAGGCGGGAGCCCAGGGTAGGGCCCTGAGGTGCTTCATCGGGCCCTGTGGGGGTCTCGGTCCCACTGCTCCGCAGCCGCTGG from Aythya fuligula isolate bAytFul2 chromosome 6, bAytFul2.pri, whole genome shotgun sequence harbors:
- the NIF3L1 gene encoding LOW QUALITY PROTEIN: NIF3-like protein 1 (The sequence of the model RefSeq protein was modified relative to this genomic sequence to represent the inferred CDS: inserted 1 base in 1 codon; deleted 2 bases in 1 codon) — translated: MLQLVSRPLSCIRVAGRLPSRSLMNLGELVSALNNFASLSLAESWDNVGLLVEPSPPHTVKTLFLTNDLTEEVMEEAVQKKADLILSYHPPIFTPLKRVTWKTWKERLVVRALEHRIGIYSPHTAYDAIPHGINNWLTKGLGACNSVPLHPSTSPSYPTEGTHRIEFCADTAEHLETVLSKTKDIQEIFCLTTFPVRVEGKEQTRVSLNCSQKALLXVVALLSQEAFLITRLQILILQKPLLPHTGMGRLCTLSKPASLSDIIERIKSHLKLPHVRLALGTGKTLDSPVKKAALCAGSGSSVLKGTEADLYLTGEMSHHDILDAVANGISVILCEHSNTERGFLSELGDVLTIHLQNKINIIVSEKDRDPLQVA